One segment of Panicum virgatum strain AP13 chromosome 1K, P.virgatum_v5, whole genome shotgun sequence DNA contains the following:
- the LOC120696052 gene encoding DEAD-box ATP-dependent RNA helicase 58, chloroplastic isoform X3 — MAAAVPSGYAPPLPTTIFNSTPGTRFAPFTLRLRLRPRRAAAVPAAAATLREVCAGRVPDHVLQRAEEVGYVVPTEVQEQSLPLLLSGQDCILHAQTGSGKTLAYLLSVFSAIDFGRSSVQALVVVPTRELGIQVTKVARILAAKACTVMALLDGGMLKRQKSWVKAEPPAIIVATVPSLCQMVERRAFTLQSVRVLVIDEVDFIFGSSKQVSSLRKILTSYSAASSRQTIFASASIPQHNRFLHDCVQHKWTKSDVVHVHVNPVQPMPAHLCHKYVICTKKERLHVLLSLLERDAPKSAIIFVAEQSERSKKAGNPPSTAVVVEFLRSSYKGSLDVLLLEEDMNFNARAASFSNCEICVLCRK; from the exons atggcggcggccgtccccTCCGGCTACGCGCCTCCGCTCCCTACTACCATCTTCAACTCTACCCCCGGCACCCGCTTCGCCCCGTTCActctgcgcctccgcctccgcccacgtcgcgccgccgctgttcccgccgccgccgccaccctccgtGAGGTCTGCGCCGGCCGCGTCCCGGACCACGTCCTACAGAG GGCTGAGGAGGTTGGGTATGTCGTGCCCACAGAGGTGCAGGAGCAATCCCTGCCGCTTCTGCTGTCCGGCCAGGATTGCATTCTCCATGCGCAG ACAGGCTCCGGGAAGACGCTGGCATATCTCTTGTCTGTCTTCTCTGCCATCGACTTCGGCAGGTCCTCCGTGCAAGCGCTGGTTGTCGTCCCCACAAGGGAGCTTGGCATACAG GTCACCAAGGTTGCTAGAATACTCGCAGCCAAGGCCTGCACTGTCATGGCTTTGCTCGATGGTGGCATGCTCAAGAGGCAAAAGAGCTGGGTCAAG GCAGAGCCCCCTGCAATAATTGTAGCTACGGTGCCAAGCTTGTGTCAAATGGTTGAGAGGCGCGCTTTCACCCTTCAATCCGTTAGAGTGTTAGTTATCGATGAG GTTGATTTCATTTTTGGGTCATCAAAGCAAGTAAGCTCCCTTCGCAAAATATTAACATCTTATTCAGCGGCCTCTAGTCGTCAAACCATATTTGCAAGCGCATCGATCCCTCAGCACAATCGCTTTCTGCATGACTGCGTACAGCATAAGTGGACCAAG AGTGATGTGGTTCATGTTCACGTCAACCCTGTACAGCCCATGCCTGCGCACCTATGTCACAAATATGTG ATCTGCACTAAGAAGGAAAGGTTGCATGTCTTACTATCCTTGCTTGAGAGGGATGCACCAAAGTCCGCAATCATATTTGTTGCTGAACAG TCTGAGAGATCAAAAAAGGCAGGAAATCCTCCTTCAACCGCTGTTGTAGTTGAGTTCCTGAGAAGTTCATACAAGGGAAGCCTAGATGTGCTTCTCCTGGAAGAAGATATGAATTTCAATGCTAGAGCTGCCTCATTCTCT AACTGTGAGATTTGTGTCCTCTGCAGGAAGTGA
- the LOC120696052 gene encoding DEAD-box ATP-dependent RNA helicase 58, chloroplastic isoform X1 — MAAAVPSGYAPPLPTTIFNSTPGTRFAPFTLRLRLRPRRAAAVPAAAATLREVCAGRVPDHVLQRAEEVGYVVPTEVQEQSLPLLLSGQDCILHAQTGSGKTLAYLLSVFSAIDFGRSSVQALVVVPTRELGIQVTKVARILAAKACTVMALLDGGMLKRQKSWVKAEPPAIIVATVPSLCQMVERRAFTLQSVRVLVIDEVDFIFGSSKQVSSLRKILTSYSAASSRQTIFASASIPQHNRFLHDCVQHKWTKSDVVHVHVNPVQPMPAHLCHKYVICTKKERLHVLLSLLERDAPKSAIIFVAEQSERSKKAGNPPSTAVVVEFLRSSYKGSLDVLLLEEDMNFNARAASFSEVKGKGFMLVSTDIASRGFDLPQTSHIYNFDLPKTATDYLHRAGRTGREPFSRLECGVTTLITEDEHFVLQRFQNELKFYCEELPLESMFTFNS; from the exons atggcggcggccgtccccTCCGGCTACGCGCCTCCGCTCCCTACTACCATCTTCAACTCTACCCCCGGCACCCGCTTCGCCCCGTTCActctgcgcctccgcctccgcccacgtcgcgccgccgctgttcccgccgccgccgccaccctccgtGAGGTCTGCGCCGGCCGCGTCCCGGACCACGTCCTACAGAG GGCTGAGGAGGTTGGGTATGTCGTGCCCACAGAGGTGCAGGAGCAATCCCTGCCGCTTCTGCTGTCCGGCCAGGATTGCATTCTCCATGCGCAG ACAGGCTCCGGGAAGACGCTGGCATATCTCTTGTCTGTCTTCTCTGCCATCGACTTCGGCAGGTCCTCCGTGCAAGCGCTGGTTGTCGTCCCCACAAGGGAGCTTGGCATACAG GTCACCAAGGTTGCTAGAATACTCGCAGCCAAGGCCTGCACTGTCATGGCTTTGCTCGATGGTGGCATGCTCAAGAGGCAAAAGAGCTGGGTCAAG GCAGAGCCCCCTGCAATAATTGTAGCTACGGTGCCAAGCTTGTGTCAAATGGTTGAGAGGCGCGCTTTCACCCTTCAATCCGTTAGAGTGTTAGTTATCGATGAG GTTGATTTCATTTTTGGGTCATCAAAGCAAGTAAGCTCCCTTCGCAAAATATTAACATCTTATTCAGCGGCCTCTAGTCGTCAAACCATATTTGCAAGCGCATCGATCCCTCAGCACAATCGCTTTCTGCATGACTGCGTACAGCATAAGTGGACCAAG AGTGATGTGGTTCATGTTCACGTCAACCCTGTACAGCCCATGCCTGCGCACCTATGTCACAAATATGTG ATCTGCACTAAGAAGGAAAGGTTGCATGTCTTACTATCCTTGCTTGAGAGGGATGCACCAAAGTCCGCAATCATATTTGTTGCTGAACAG TCTGAGAGATCAAAAAAGGCAGGAAATCCTCCTTCAACCGCTGTTGTAGTTGAGTTCCTGAGAAGTTCATACAAGGGAAGCCTAGATGTGCTTCTCCTGGAAGAAGATATGAATTTCAATGCTAGAGCTGCCTCATTCTCT GAAGTGAAGGGAAAAGGCTTCATGTTGGTTTCAACGGACATAGCAAGCAGAGGGTTTGACCTTCCTCAAACCAGCCACATATACAACTTTGACCTTCCCAAGACGGCGACTGACTATCTGCACCGTGCTGGAAGAACAGGGAGAGAGCCATTTTCCAGGTTGGAATGCGGCGTGACAACCCTGATAACAGAGGATGAGCACTTCGTGCTACAGAGATTTCAGAATGAGCTCAAGTTCTACTGTGAAGAGCTGCCCCTGGAGTCCATGTTCACGTTCAACTCGTGA
- the LOC120696076 gene encoding transcription initiation factor IIA subunit 2-like yields the protein MATFELYRRSTIGTCLTETLDELVSSGAVSPELAIQVLVQFDKSMTDALESQVKSKVNIKGHLHTYRFCDNVWTFILTDATFKSEEISETLGKVKIVACDSKLLQPHQP from the exons ATGGCCACCTTCGAGCTGTACCGGAGGTCCACCATCGGCACCTGCCTCACCGAGACGCTTGACGAGCTCGTGTCCAGCGGGGCCGTCAGCCCCGAGCTCGCCATTCAAGTCCTTGTGCAGTTTGACAAG TCCATGACTGACGCGCTGGAGAGTCAGGTCAAGAGCAAGGTTAACATCAAG GGCCATCTGCACACCTACAGGTTCTGCGACAATGTCTGGACCTTCATTCTAACAGATGCAACCTTCAAGAGCGAGGAGATTTCAGAAACATTGGGCAAGGTGAAGATCGTGGCCTGCGATTCTAAGTTGCTGCAGCCTCATCAACCATAA
- the LOC120696052 gene encoding DEAD-box ATP-dependent RNA helicase 58, chloroplastic isoform X2: MAAAVPSGYAPPLPTTIFNSTPGTRFAPFTLRLRLRPRRAAAVPAAAATLREVCAGRVPDHVLQRAEEVGYVVPTEVQEQSLPLLLSGQDCILHAQTGSGKTLAYLLSVFSAIDFGRSSVQALVVVPTRELGIQVTKVARILAAKACTVMALLDGGMLKRQKSWVKAEPPAIIVATVPSLCQMVERRAFTLQSVRVLVIDEVDFIFGSSKQVSSLRKILTSYSAASSRQTIFASASIPQHNRFLHDCVQHKWTKICTKKERLHVLLSLLERDAPKSAIIFVAEQSERSKKAGNPPSTAVVVEFLRSSYKGSLDVLLLEEDMNFNARAASFSEVKGKGFMLVSTDIASRGFDLPQTSHIYNFDLPKTATDYLHRAGRTGREPFSRLECGVTTLITEDEHFVLQRFQNELKFYCEELPLESMFTFNS; this comes from the exons atggcggcggccgtccccTCCGGCTACGCGCCTCCGCTCCCTACTACCATCTTCAACTCTACCCCCGGCACCCGCTTCGCCCCGTTCActctgcgcctccgcctccgcccacgtcgcgccgccgctgttcccgccgccgccgccaccctccgtGAGGTCTGCGCCGGCCGCGTCCCGGACCACGTCCTACAGAG GGCTGAGGAGGTTGGGTATGTCGTGCCCACAGAGGTGCAGGAGCAATCCCTGCCGCTTCTGCTGTCCGGCCAGGATTGCATTCTCCATGCGCAG ACAGGCTCCGGGAAGACGCTGGCATATCTCTTGTCTGTCTTCTCTGCCATCGACTTCGGCAGGTCCTCCGTGCAAGCGCTGGTTGTCGTCCCCACAAGGGAGCTTGGCATACAG GTCACCAAGGTTGCTAGAATACTCGCAGCCAAGGCCTGCACTGTCATGGCTTTGCTCGATGGTGGCATGCTCAAGAGGCAAAAGAGCTGGGTCAAG GCAGAGCCCCCTGCAATAATTGTAGCTACGGTGCCAAGCTTGTGTCAAATGGTTGAGAGGCGCGCTTTCACCCTTCAATCCGTTAGAGTGTTAGTTATCGATGAG GTTGATTTCATTTTTGGGTCATCAAAGCAAGTAAGCTCCCTTCGCAAAATATTAACATCTTATTCAGCGGCCTCTAGTCGTCAAACCATATTTGCAAGCGCATCGATCCCTCAGCACAATCGCTTTCTGCATGACTGCGTACAGCATAAGTGGACCAAG ATCTGCACTAAGAAGGAAAGGTTGCATGTCTTACTATCCTTGCTTGAGAGGGATGCACCAAAGTCCGCAATCATATTTGTTGCTGAACAG TCTGAGAGATCAAAAAAGGCAGGAAATCCTCCTTCAACCGCTGTTGTAGTTGAGTTCCTGAGAAGTTCATACAAGGGAAGCCTAGATGTGCTTCTCCTGGAAGAAGATATGAATTTCAATGCTAGAGCTGCCTCATTCTCT GAAGTGAAGGGAAAAGGCTTCATGTTGGTTTCAACGGACATAGCAAGCAGAGGGTTTGACCTTCCTCAAACCAGCCACATATACAACTTTGACCTTCCCAAGACGGCGACTGACTATCTGCACCGTGCTGGAAGAACAGGGAGAGAGCCATTTTCCAGGTTGGAATGCGGCGTGACAACCCTGATAACAGAGGATGAGCACTTCGTGCTACAGAGATTTCAGAATGAGCTCAAGTTCTACTGTGAAGAGCTGCCCCTGGAGTCCATGTTCACGTTCAACTCGTGA
- the LOC120652797 gene encoding cytochrome P450 93G1-like: MEQPLPMLLEFIVVVTTLLVLALMSHHLDVVTAGSDSSAETVEWMLAELMNHPEAMRKVREEIDAVAGGGDRIVGEADLPRLPYLQAAFKETLRLHPAAPIAHRVSTGEVAVGGFAVPPRAAVFINVWALGRDPAVWEDPPAFRPERFMPGGAAAAGLEPRGQHAQFMPFGGGRRGCPGVGLAQQSVPAALAALVQCFDWAVADGETGVVDMDESEVGLVCARKHPLLLRPTARLNPFLAVV, from the exons ATGGAGCAGCCACTGCCCATGCTCCTGGAATTCATCGTAGTGGTCACCACCCTTCTCGTTCTTGCCCTGATGAGCCACCACTTG GACGTGGTCACCGCTGGGTCGGACTcgtcggcggagacggtggAGTGGATGCTGGCGGAGCTGATGAACCACCCGGAGGCAATGCGCAAGGTGCGGGAGGAGATCGAcgcagtggccggcggcggggacagGATCGTCGGCGAGGCGGACCTGCCGCGGCTGCCCTACCTGCAGGCGGCGTTCAAGGAGACGCTGCGGCTGCACCCGGCGGCGCCGATCGCGCACCGGGTGTCGACGGGCGAGGTGGCCGTCGGCGGGTTCGCGGtgccgccgcgggcggcggtGTTCATCAACGTGTGGGCCCTCGGCCGCGACCCGGCCGTCTGGGAGGACCCGCCGGCGTTCAGGCCGGAGCGCTTCatgcccggcggcgccgcggcggcggggctggagCCCCGCGGCCAGCACGCCCAGTTCATGCcgttcggcggcggccgcaggggATGCCCCGGCGTGGGGCTCGCGCAGCAGTCCGTGCCGGCGGCCCTCGCGGCGCTCGTGCAGTGCTTCGACTGGGCCGTCGCTGATGGCGAGACAGGGGTGGTGGACATGGATGAGTCCGAGGTCGGGCTGGTGTGCGCTCGAAAGCACCCGCTTCTGCTCCGCCCCACCGCTCGCCTGAACCCGTTCCTGGCGGTCGTGTAG